The following are encoded together in the Oceanobacillus zhaokaii genome:
- a CDS encoding potassium channel family protein yields MKKEFAVIGLGRFGGSICRALSTEGMQVLAIDKDEEKVNEFKNIASHAVILDSTDEVSLKEIGISNFEHVIVAIGENIQASILTTVILSELGVQRITVKAQNDYHEKILNKIGAHQIVHPERDMGRRIAHNLISNNILDYLELSDEHSIVEVKAGRKMKGKTLIDLDIRANYGCNVVAIKQGKSINVSPMADEILKEDDVLIVIGADIDISRFEKNLVIDD; encoded by the coding sequence ATGAAGAAAGAATTTGCTGTTATTGGATTAGGTCGTTTTGGCGGGAGTATTTGCCGGGCATTAAGTACAGAAGGAATGCAGGTACTTGCAATCGATAAAGATGAGGAGAAGGTAAATGAATTCAAAAATATTGCCTCCCATGCTGTTATATTAGATTCAACAGATGAGGTTTCTTTAAAAGAAATTGGAATATCAAATTTTGAACATGTAATCGTAGCAATTGGTGAAAATATACAAGCGAGTATTTTAACAACGGTAATCCTATCAGAATTAGGAGTACAACGAATAACAGTGAAAGCTCAAAATGATTATCATGAAAAAATATTAAATAAAATTGGTGCACATCAAATTGTACATCCAGAACGTGATATGGGGAGAAGAATAGCTCATAATCTAATCTCAAATAATATTCTAGATTATCTAGAGCTATCGGATGAACATAGTATTGTTGAGGTTAAAGCTGGACGTAAGATGAAGGGGAAAACCTTAATCGATCTCGATATTCGTGCAAATTACGGCTGTAACGTTGTTGCGATTAAACAAGGGAAGTCAATAAATGTTTCACCAATGGCTGATGAAATACTGAAAGAGGATGATGTTCTTATTGTTATCGGTGCGGATATTGATATTTCTAGATTTGAAAAGAATTTAGTAATTGATGATTAA